The following nucleotide sequence is from Oryzias melastigma strain HK-1 linkage group LG3, ASM292280v2, whole genome shotgun sequence.
GTTTACAACAACAGACAGAACCTGGAATGGGCTGGTCTTTGTCCCAAACTAAGACATCAACTTCAAACCTACATGTAATCCAGTCTAACTATAAAATTTAGTATGGAGCCTTTCCATTTTCCTAAATGAATTTAACAAGTTATGACTTAACTTACTCACTGTAGTCTATGTCAAAATGGGCAAGTCCTTCTCCAGAGAAGAAAGATCCTCGTTCCACATGCACAAAACAGTGTTtactctgcttctcctggatgACCTCTTTGACCCCAGATGGCCCCTGGTTCATGAGGTTCCAGCCACGGATGCAGCCATCTAGTCGAGGGTTGATCTGACATAGAGTGTGCAGTAGTTGGCCTTTCCGgttctttgtttctttattcattttgagTCTATCATCTTACCGGCTTGATGACATTGTCAGTACGGTTTGGCAGACCGGCGATGTAGACTTTGGTCTCCAGCTTCCCATTGACTGAAGTAAAGAGACTCTCTGGACTGTTGATACTCATCACAGCTTCATTGCTGATCTTCACACTGATGCTGTTCTCCAGTTCATCAACAGAGATCTATGTGTTAAGATGACAACCACATTGTTACTCTTAACACAGTTTGCTGCAAACGAAATACAGTTAAGCCTCAAAGAACTGGATGGTGCATCAGTTCTGTTTGTTGATTAGTGTTGAAGATGAAAAGGAGCTGAAGATGCAGTCATCAAACAACACCTGGACTGACAAATGTTCTTACCACATGCCACTCCCCATCGTCTATGAATTTGCCTCCACTGGTAACCTTGAAACTATGCTGGTTTTTGAATTGGACTTCAATGCGTCCATCTCTTAGCCCTAACATGAACCATGAATCACTGGAAGACTCTGCATACAGAATAACTCCCTCTGGGTCGAACGTTCGGAAGTCAAACTCAGCTGCAAACCTGTCAGGGGAGAGCAGACCGGAAGGTGAAATTAGCTTCAGACGTGATTTTGTGTTCTCATGTAgaatccaaaaaaagaaaaaacaatcacCAGTCACTATGCACACAGTGAAGTAGAGAACTACAGTGCAATCCTACTTTGTGTTTTCAGGGAGGCGAAAGCGAAGGAAGATGACGGGAAGACCCGCAAACAGCTCCCCCAGGTAAAGCATTTCAGGGTGTTTGTAGTCGTTCAGGTCCACGCAGATGGGAATCGTCTCGCAGTATCGTTCATCCGCCGCCAGGCGCAAACCTGCTCGACCGTTGCAGATGCACGTGTAGCTGCCCACTGTGTTCACACAGGTCCCGTCACACACGACGTGCTCACACTCATTCACATCTGCAACAGTCGAAAGTcaagaaaatatgtttgatcaattaaaatatataaaaaagtatcagGTTTAATCAGGTTTTCCATCAGGCGGGTGACTTGGTTTCACATACTGTACTTCCCATCCAGCTATAAAGCTTCATTCACACCACCCTCAGCAATGTACGTTCAAGCGGCtgtttccaatgaaaagtctttgtaaacatGCATAGACGACCATAAATACGTGTTTATGCATTGAAAACTCCAAAGTGCGCAAGTTTTTACGGCCATTTTTAGGGTCTACATACAAAGTGTACGTTATAAGTTacaccaggtcaaactttgaggGACATGAATTTGGTACTGATATATGGATGGTATCCTTTTAAATTACGGAAGGACCACTGATCGAGAAATGATAATAGAGATATTGTAATAATTGGGATTTGTACCTGGacaaaatgttgacaccaagtatttcatgtattataacagagctgtgaaagaaaggACTAGGGACGCTtgaagcaagatttgtgagatttgcgcTGCATCAAAATTTTGCACCGAGCCTCTTCCAACCGGAGGTGGCAGACATCTGCTagtaaaaagtataaaaagaaaaagaagaagcttctCCCCGTTTGACAGTATAAACACCACATTCAAGAACCAGCGTTTTGATCACCTTTGAACGTGCGTCAAATGCCTTGTGAGTATGTAGCTTTACATGCACCGCATGTGGTCCAGTTATTCACAATTACATTTCACTTGtattaaaattatataattacATTTGGAAATAAAGATACTACTAAACAATATTTAGATTTGTCTGTTTACACTAGCAAGCAGAACTTATATTGACATGTAGAGAGTTTTTATTGGGTCTGAAGGGTTTCAAGGATGCAGAAGTCGTTTCCTTGATTGTTTGGATGCATCCTCAGGTGTGTTTCGGTGATTTGGGAGAGCCTCACCATCACAGGACTTTGTGGTGAAGTTGTATTTAAACCCCTTCGGACACTGACACTCGTACATGCCAGGCGTGTTGACACATTTGGCCGGCTCTTCACAGATACTAGGATACAGCAGGCATTCATTGATATCTGAAACACAAGGGAAAATGTATGTACACACAgagtttttgttgtaaaaatgcaCAGCAGACATAGGTAAACAGGTCACGAAGACCCACAGACTCAGGACAGATTCAAACTAGGACAACAATgacatttcaaacacaaaatacagGTAAATGAACTTGTAGCttcatttaaatgtcaaataaccAAAAACCTGTGCTGACTCAAACCCTGAAATAATGATTAGCAGCTTCATCAAACTAACAGTGTATGTTTTTGAAGACTTTGTACTGAACtctaaaagacaaacaaagatcTGCCCACACAAAGCAGTACACACAAAGAACGTAGAGACgcattcaaaaaacaaaatagctaCAAATGGTAGAAATCCATTTgcagggatttaaaaaaaaagaccaaattgtCTACTATCTGTTGCTACACGAGTAATCTCAGGTCAGATCAACAAAATTGTAGGTTTCCTGGGGGTCAGCAGCTGAGGGAACTGAGGCTGTGTTTTGGAGCGTGCAGCGATCAGATTGTTTTCTCAGCTGTGGAGCAAAACTGGATCATTAGGACTTAAATATCTGTTACATGTCCTTGAAACACACATACTGACACAAAGAGAGGCCAAATAGCAAGTTAATTTATCTGAGCCTTCAATGGGTGACTGAATTGATCACACTCTATACCAGGCGTTTCAGACTCAATCgcagagggccaaaatccaaaacataccttaggttgcaggccgaacaggaaaaacatttatttgaatactctaaaaaaaacatttttaaaactgtaactctttaacataattatgaactaccggtagatatatagcactacctgcggtactgctagtgtgaatgctttaagcagAATTTGGcatgctggtgctgatagctgaagatgctgaaattgatagctaaaaaagctaaagctgatagctgaaatcactgaagctaatagctgaaaacactgaaggtgagagctgaaatcactgaagctgatagctggaaatgctgaaggtgatagctgaaatcactgaagctagtagctgaaaacgatgaaggtgatagctgaaaacactgaaggtgatagctgaaatcactgaagctaatagctgaaaacgctgaaggtgatagctggaaatgctgaaggtgatagctgaaatcactgaagctaatagctgaaaacgatgaaggtgatagctgaaatcactgaagctgatagctggaaatgctgaaggtgatagctgaaatcactgaagctaatagctgaaaacgatgaaggtgatagctgaaaacactgaaggtgatagctgacatcactgaagctaatagctgaaaacgatgaaggtgatagctgaaaacactgaaggtgatagctgacatcactgaagctaatagcttaaatcgctgaacctgatagctgaaaatgctgaaactgatattcagcaaaaatattagtttaatgccaaattagcctaaaaaacttaggatagccaaaacagctagcatgtagcagaaaaatagctaaacttcaaaatagcctaaaaaaaatagaaaaactagccaaaacagctagcatgtaaatattaccctaactccaaaatagccaaaaaatcttagtaaatgtcaacatagtccaaaaagctatcagaatgtcaattttgaaaactttttaacatagtaataataaaaaggcaggcattttattccaggataaatcaacttaaaccttaaataactttcaatattttgtcagaattatacaatttagaaataagtttaagataacatcgggccactaataacaataaaataaaatgatctggacgGCCAAATATAATtatccagagggccggatctggtccccgagccttgactttgacacatgctctaTACCATCTTACCCACGCAGTTGGTTTTATCATTCAGGAAGTAACCTTCGTCACACAGGCAGTAGAAACTTCCAGGAATGTTGTTGCATTTGTGTT
It contains:
- the pros1 gene encoding vitamin K-dependent protein S isoform X4, producing the protein MPRPRWALGKASAFIVLLVTFVDAHRFLNQNTASQFLRRHRRANSVFEETKAGNLERECIEEVCNKEEAREIFENQPETEYFYPKYVGCLGSHRVGISNGNSGSSIPSNLRTCVNEISNQCTPFPCYKEGSEGCVDGQASFTCVCKPGWKGEHCESDIDECSDPDFPAGCKHKCNNIPGSFYCLCDEGYFLNDKTNCVDINECLLYPSICEEPAKCVNTPGMYECQCPKGFKYNFTTKSCDDVNECEHVVCDGTCVNTVGSYTCICNGRAGLRLAADERYCETIPICVDLNDYKHPEMLYLGELFAGLPVIFLRFRLPENTKFAAEFDFRTFDPEGVILYAESSSDSWFMLGLRDGRIEVQFKNQHSFKVTSGGKFIDDGEWHVISVDELENSISVKISNEAVMSINSPESLFTSVNGKLETKVYIAGLPNRTDNVIKPINPRLDGCIRGWNLMNQGPSGVKEVIQEKQSKHCFVHVERGSFFSGEGLAHFDIDYSDR